A genomic stretch from Pontivivens ytuae includes:
- the queA gene encoding tRNA preQ1(34) S-adenosylmethionine ribosyltransferase-isomerase QueA produces MKLSDFDFDLPEELIALRPVKPRPASRLLLAEGPRLSDRHVHDLPEILRPGDLLVFNDTKVIPARLFGTRTRETTDGPGTAKIEATLLERLSPESWSALAKPGRKLREGDVIAFRDLSAELVEKGEGGRVTLRFDRSGPDLDAAIALAGEMPLPPYIASKRAADEADREDYQTVFAEKPGAVAAPTASLHFDADLLERLTARGVESTRVTLHVGAGTFLPVTVDDVSDHKMHAEWGEVTETAAATIARAKAEGRRVIPVGTTALRLIESAAASGTIAPWRGETDIFITPGFRFRVTDGLMTNFHLPKSTLMMLVSALMGMEEMRGVYAHAIAARYRFFSYGDSSLLLPARD; encoded by the coding sequence ATGAAGCTCTCCGATTTCGATTTCGACCTGCCCGAGGAGCTGATCGCGCTCCGCCCCGTGAAGCCGCGCCCGGCCTCGCGCCTCCTGTTGGCGGAGGGGCCGCGGCTCTCCGATCGCCATGTGCACGACCTGCCGGAGATCCTGCGCCCCGGCGACCTCCTGGTCTTCAACGACACCAAGGTGATCCCGGCGCGCCTCTTCGGCACCCGCACGCGGGAGACGACGGACGGCCCCGGCACGGCGAAGATCGAAGCGACGCTGCTCGAACGCCTGTCGCCCGAGAGCTGGTCGGCGCTGGCAAAGCCCGGACGGAAGCTGCGGGAGGGCGACGTGATCGCCTTCCGCGACCTCTCCGCCGAACTGGTGGAAAAGGGCGAGGGTGGCCGCGTCACCCTGCGTTTCGACCGCTCAGGCCCCGATCTCGACGCCGCCATCGCGCTGGCCGGCGAGATGCCGCTGCCGCCCTACATCGCCTCCAAACGCGCCGCGGACGAGGCGGATCGGGAGGACTACCAGACCGTCTTCGCCGAGAAGCCGGGCGCCGTGGCCGCGCCCACCGCCTCCCTCCACTTCGACGCGGATCTGCTGGAGCGCCTGACCGCGCGCGGTGTCGAGAGCACGCGGGTGACGCTCCATGTCGGCGCCGGCACCTTTCTGCCGGTCACCGTGGACGACGTCTCCGACCACAAGATGCACGCCGAATGGGGCGAGGTGACGGAGACCGCCGCCGCGACCATCGCCCGGGCAAAGGCCGAGGGCCGCCGCGTAATTCCGGTCGGCACCACGGCCCTGCGCCTGATCGAGAGCGCAGCCGCCTCCGGCACCATCGCACCGTGGCGGGGCGAGACCGACATCTTCATCACGCCGGGCTTCCGCTTCCGCGTCACGGACGGGCTGATGACCAATTTCCACCTGCCGAAGTCGACGCTGATGATGCTCGTCTCCGCCCTGATGGGCATGGAGGAGATGCGCGGGGTCTACGCCCACGCCATCGCGGCGCGCTACCGCTTCTTTTCCTACGGCGACAGCTCGCTGCTGCTCCCCGCGCGCGACTGA
- a CDS encoding c-type cytochrome, with the protein MRLAILVACLLPTLAIADTPPRIEAPLTETRGDGWRGVNLYAGDAGCTDCHTNPDVAAMGPGGDLGPEVGLLGALYDRAELRAILVDARSVFGDETAMPAFGADGLLSPQDIEDLVAYLSELQPR; encoded by the coding sequence ATGCGTCTCGCCATCCTCGTCGCATGCCTCCTCCCCACCCTCGCCATCGCCGACACGCCGCCTCGCATCGAGGCGCCGCTGACCGAGACGCGCGGCGATGGCTGGCGGGGCGTGAACCTCTATGCGGGCGACGCGGGCTGCACAGACTGCCACACGAACCCGGATGTCGCCGCGATGGGTCCGGGCGGCGATCTGGGACCGGAGGTCGGCCTGCTCGGCGCGCTCTACGACCGGGCGGAGCTGCGCGCGATCCTCGTCGATGCCCGCAGCGTCTTCGGCGATGAGACCGCGATGCCCGCCTTCGGGGCTGACGGTCTGCTCAGCCCGCAGGACATTGAGGACCTGGTTGCCTATCTGTCCGAATTGCAGCCGCGCTGA
- the bcp gene encoding thioredoxin-dependent thiol peroxidase, producing the protein MTDLTGQAAPDFSLPASGGQTVSLADYAGKPVVLFFYPKADTSGCTKEAVGFTEAKAEFEAAGAALIGISKDPVKKQDKFADKHSLGMPLMSDEEGDVSERYGVWKEKQMYGKTYMGIERSTFLIGPDGKVLQEWRKVKVPGHVEDVLTAVKGL; encoded by the coding sequence ATGACCGACCTGACCGGCCAAGCCGCCCCCGATTTCAGCCTGCCCGCCTCGGGTGGTCAGACCGTCAGCCTCGCCGACTATGCGGGCAAACCGGTCGTGCTGTTCTTCTACCCCAAGGCCGACACCTCCGGCTGCACGAAAGAGGCCGTGGGCTTCACCGAAGCGAAGGCCGAGTTCGAGGCGGCGGGCGCCGCGCTCATCGGCATCTCAAAGGATCCGGTGAAGAAGCAGGACAAGTTCGCCGACAAGCACTCCCTCGGCATGCCGCTGATGTCCGACGAGGAGGGCGACGTATCCGAGCGTTACGGCGTCTGGAAGGAAAAGCAGATGTACGGCAAGACCTACATGGGCATCGAGCGCTCCACGTTCCTGATCGGGCCGGACGGCAAGGTCTTGCAGGAATGGCGCAAGGTGAAGGTGCCGGGCCATGTCGAGGACGTGCTGACGGCGGTGAAGGGCCTCTGA
- a CDS encoding ferritin-like domain-containing protein, giving the protein MLIPDTLAQCAEAVLRTPDPREKTALSRACAAEWQRRWDGDRMPVGTASPPDRPARPDQPELLDPRQVPRRRPGTPEGRIAILHAIAHIELNAVDLHWDIVARFTHIPMPSGFYDDWVRAADEESKHFNLLADRLEAMGSHYGALAAHAGMWRAAEDTAHDIEARLAVVPMVLEARGLDVTPGMIALFEKADDAETVAALQTIYAEEVGHVAYGSKWFHFLCGRHERDPRDAFHDLVTRYFHGPLKPPFNDEKRAEAGLPLDFYWPLADA; this is encoded by the coding sequence ATGCTGATCCCCGACACCCTCGCCCAATGTGCGGAGGCCGTGCTGCGCACTCCGGACCCGCGGGAGAAGACGGCTCTGTCACGCGCCTGTGCCGCCGAATGGCAGCGGCGTTGGGACGGCGATCGGATGCCGGTCGGGACCGCGAGCCCGCCCGACCGCCCTGCCCGGCCGGACCAGCCGGAACTGCTCGACCCGCGCCAGGTGCCGCGGCGGCGGCCCGGCACGCCGGAGGGGCGGATCGCGATCCTGCATGCCATCGCGCATATCGAGCTCAACGCGGTGGACCTGCACTGGGACATCGTCGCGCGCTTCACCCATATCCCGATGCCCTCGGGCTTCTACGACGACTGGGTCCGCGCGGCGGACGAGGAATCGAAGCATTTCAATCTGCTCGCCGACCGGCTGGAGGCGATGGGCAGCCATTACGGCGCGCTCGCCGCCCATGCCGGCATGTGGCGCGCGGCGGAGGATACGGCGCACGACATCGAGGCGCGCCTCGCCGTCGTGCCCATGGTGCTGGAGGCGCGCGGACTCGACGTGACGCCCGGCATGATCGCCCTCTTCGAGAAGGCGGACGATGCGGAGACGGTCGCGGCCCTCCAGACCATCTATGCGGAGGAGGTCGGCCACGTCGCCTATGGCTCGAAGTGGTTCCACTTCCTCTGCGGTCGGCACGAGCGCGATCCGCGGGACGCGTTCCACGACCTGGTGACCCGCTACTTCCACGGTCCGCTCAAGCCGCCCTTCAATGACGAGAAGCGGGCGGAGGCCGGACTGCCGCTCGACTTCTACTGGCCGCTCGCCGACGCGTGA